The DNA window TCTCTAGTCTCTAAAATGGAGTCGGTTCTTCTCTCTCGCTTTCACTCTTAATTTCTTCTTCTTCTTCTTCAACTGCCTCTGGTCCCCTAGCGTCAAAGCTCTTAGCCATGTCCTCAAGGAATATCAATTTTTCTGGATCGTCCTCGGGCCAGAGACTCCTCAAGACGGGAACAAAGTAGTCCCCTTTTTCTCCACTCACCATTTTTGTTTCAATTTTACACCTGAAGGAGTACATGGGCCTCTTGCCAGATATCACCGAGGAAAACAGCTTAGAGAGCGCAAAGAGCGACGAGGCTTTAAAAGTCATCCCAAATAAGGAAATATCATCAACCAAGCACCCCAGGACTTTGTACTGGTCCTTCTCGCCTTCTTTTGGCTTCCTTTTATCAATATACTTCGATTTCGCCGCAAATAAGAAATAACACTCAAAACTATCATAAATCTTAAACTGGCCGGTATGAAAGAATTGACCGACTTCAGCTTGTTTGCCTTCCTTGTCTTTGAAGTCATCAGGGTCGCTCAGTGCTTGAGTTAATAATATCTGAGGCGGCCTAATATCGGCTGGGTCCACGCCTTTAATTCCAACACCAGCATTTTCAGCCAGCCGGTCAGGGCCATATTTCACTATCGCTTTTTCTTCTGGTTCCTTTTTACTCATGATTTCACCCCCTTAATTTTTTTCTTCTCCAACTCCTTTATTTCTTTAGGAGTCACTTTTTCAGAGGTAATTTGTTCAATTACTCCCTTGTTTATAATCAATTTTCTGTCTCCAAAAGTGGCTTCAATAAAAGCGTCTGCCTTTAACAGCCTTGTTCTTATTGTGACGTAAGACTCTTTAACTAGGTACGGTTTATCTTCCGTTGCCAATTTAATCAATGCCATGTTCGTTTTCACCCCCTCTCACTCAATCATTTTATACTCAATTTTTATCGGCCGGGTTGACGCCTTTTCAATCGCGTTTTCGACCCTTCTCAACTCGTTCATGTGCTTTTTTAACACCACGCAGTTTGTCAAGACCGCAATAATGAAGGTTATAATTAAAGTCGCCATCAATTTTTCAAATCTTGTCATAAGTCCTTTTTTATCGTTTTTTTAAGATCTCTCCAATACATTAAATCACCCTTCATATATGAGGTATCTTGTCTCTCAAGTGCGTACTTAATCTTCTCTTTTACCAGTTCTAACAGAATCTCCAAGTACTCTTTTTTAGTCATTTTTTCCTTGTAAAAGCTCTCAGCTCTTTTTTCATTATTTCTGTTAAAGCCCCCTTATCTACCAAGATAAATACAATTTCTGAGGGCCTTTGACCGGTCTTTATTCTTATTAATTTTTGTATACATTCTCCGCAAACTAAAAACTTTCGCCTTGGTCCTGTTTTCTGCCCGCAACCCTGGCAAAAAAAATTCCGTTCATCATCATCCTTAATTGGAAAGAGCGGTCCTAGTTGATCTCCTTCATCAGCATATTCCCAGTGAAAATTCCCTCCCCTTTTCCCTCTCCCCGACAAACATCTCCAAATACCAGTTCTATGAACCCCTGTCAACTCTGCCGCTTCCTTTATTGAGCCAAAGGTCGAAATAAGTTTTCCCTCAAGAGTTAGCTGATTTACTATCCTTTTCCTTCTGACCATTTTTTCTTCTCAAGGAATCAACAACCTCTGGAAAGGATAAATTTTATTAGGATCCTGAATTTTCTTTTTATTCGCTTCATAGATTTTTTTCCAATAAATGCCATTTTCGTAAAACCTAGTGGCGATTTTCCAAAGACTGTCACCTGGTCTAACAAAATAAGTCTGAGGAATAATAAGCGGGGGTTCTGGCTCTGCCGGCGTCTCGGCCATGTATGTTATAGGATTAGCCCATCCCCTCATCTCTGGAAGGCTATCTTCTGGTCGCTTGGTCCCGAAATGGAGATGAGGTCCAGTCGCCCAACCGGTGCGCCCTGAATGACCTATCATTTCGCCTCGTTTGACTACCTGACCCAACGTGGCACTCAATAACCTCAAGTGCCAGTATTGAGACAATCCCCAATCATGACCTATATTTATTCCTATTCCGTCTGAGTCAGGGATATTGTCAGCGTAAGTTATTTTCCCATCATCGCAGGCCAAAATCGGGGTTCCTTCCGGCATGGCAAAGTCCAGGCCGTTGTGAGGATAGCCAGCTCTTTTAAGATACCACTCTGGCGCGTCCCCAAATTTTAAGGTCATCGGAAATTCACCGGCAAATGGTTTTCTAATTTTTGGTGTCATTTTTTAACTATCCTTGTACTAATCACTTTAACGTCCTTCTTTTCAATCATCTTTTTGTAGAATTTTACTGCTTCCTCAATGGTAACGTAGGGTATGAGGGTAGTGTCAAACTTCTTATAAGCTACGCTTCTTGCTTGATCATCTCGAAAAGCAACAATCGTTATAATCATCTAATTTTTGGTGTCATTTAAACCAACCCTCCATCCTTTTTTGAAAACACACAGTTAGTCACTATTTGATTTTCCCCTAATAAATATAAGTCTCCCTCAATAACCTTATCCTCTAACTTTACTGGAAGCTCAATCACGTTTCCCTTAATTACCTCCTGCCTGACCTTTTTCTTTAATGCCTGAATTGCTTGTTGGTGATCCCCCTCCAATCTTTTAAGCGACTTAATCAACTCCTCAACTGTATATAAACCTCCGGCAACGAGGTTTCCCTCCGCATCTTCTACTTCGAAGTAAAGATTAGTCCTCTTTTCAATTTCATCTACTAGCTCTTTAATTTCAAGTGTCATTTTCTTCCTTTAGAGTCAACTGATTACTGTATCTTGCGTTATAAATTGCCACCCATGTTTTAGCATTGATTTTAGTCGGAAATGATCTTGCCACCAGGAAGGGAGTTCCTTTTAGAAAAACCCCAAATTCATTAAACAGCCCATCTTTAGTATCTATAATCTCTCTAATGTCAACCTCGTATTTCATGTAATAAATCCTCTGTCATCCCCGCGCCTGCCCTACACGGGGATCTCAGAAAATTCACTCACCCTTTGGTTCTTCTTCTGCTTCTTCATCTTCAGGTTTCTTTTCATCTTCTGCCATGTTTTAATCTCACCCCCTAACTTTATACTTCAAAGTAGTGAAAACCACTCCTTCTTTCCCAAACCCAAAGCTCCTTTTTACAGTTGGCCGGGACTGGAATTTCAGCTAGATCTTTTTTTACTTTGTTATACGTGGGGATTTTACCATGAGGACAAACTTTAACTTGGACCAAAACAAATCTAGTGGCGTCAACGGCCATTAAATCAAAAGGGCCACCGGACTTGGCGGATCTGATCGCTAAATAACCCCACCCCTCGAGCGTTTTCTTAGCTTTTTGTTCAGCCCGATAACCCACTTTGTATAATGCTAAACTCATTTTCCCATCAACTCAGCGCAGACTTCCCAGCGCCAAACGTCGCACCTCATTTTTTCAATATTAGAAAGCCTTTTATTAATAATCCAGAAGAAAATAGCAAGGATAAAGAGGATTATAAAGAACGACTTTATAGTGTTTTTATCCTTCATTACGTCCTATTGTCTCACAACTCGGTATTTCTTGTCAATAGGCAATTTAGCCTCAATTTTATCGGCTCGCGAGTTTCTTTTTACCAAAAAGAAACAAAAATAAGGTTTCTTCTCTTGCTCTCTGTCTCCTCATTGTATCACACGATCAAGACCTTCCGCTTCGCTTCAGCGAGAAATGATTACATTTATCTTGACTCCGTGTGTCCAGCTTCAGAGATGGTGAGAGCTTCGCTGAGAAAGCTCAAGCCCTAGTATTTACACTCTCAGCAGAAAGGAACTATCATGCCTAGACTTCAGACGTCTTTCATCGCCGGCATGGATTTCACCATGAAAGGCGATATTCGCGCTCATATTGTCTTGCGCAAAGAGATGGCCATTAAAATAATTCGGCTATCCCATAGTCTCGAAAAGCCCATGTCTTACATCGTGACAAAGGCTTTGACTTACTACCTCAAGGAATTTGAGGTTGGCGATTCTAAACGCCAGCAAGTCCTTATCTAGATGATAGGCTTAAAAGGCCCGGTCCGAAAGGATCGGGCTTTTTTTTAGTCGCAATTCTCAATTTAGGTCCTTCATAAACTCTTTTACCCGTTCTGCCTCTCGGTCAAAATTAACCATCTCAAGATATTTCTTCCGACAATTTTCACTCATTTCCTTTAATCTCTCCGGTTCCGAGAATTCCCTAATTCGAGCCACGTTCTCCTCGACCGACCTTCCATCCAAATCAAGACAAGTAACCCCGTCCTCAAGCAACGGATAAGCCAGCTTCCCTTCATAGAAACTCTTGACCGTAATCACCGGCCGACCCACCGCAAAGGCATTATGAATAATATGGCCGAAGCCCTCCCCGTGCTGTTTAATATGCCAAATAAACTGAGTTGATCTCATAGACTCAGCCAAAGCCGAAACTGGAGTAATAAAACCATCATCTCCATTTAATCCATGCATTTTCCAGTCAAAATCGGGCATGAGAACCTTGTATTGGTGCCAAATCGGATAATAAAGCGTTTCGTTAAAACAATTCAGATATTGCCGGATCCTCTTAATTTTCGAAGGAGGCTGAGGATAGAAAAGATGGTCCGGAAACTCTTGGGGCCAAACCACTCTTTTGACTTCGGCCGGAGCTGGATATAATCCGGTCGTATCAATAAAATTCGGAATAATGGACCAATCAACCGGAGTTCCTGAATTGCCCTCTAAAACTACAAATTTTGCCTTCGGTTTATGATCCTTTTGGAGAACATAGAAAGTAGATCTATGTTGATAAACCGTTGTTAAAATTATGTCTATATCCGTCTTTTGAAACTGCTCAAAGGTCAAACATTTATGATCTATTTCCTCGGACTTATCCCTCCAATAATAATACCCGTCCGGTCTTAATTCGCAATTCACCGGGTCCAAATACTGCCTATGAGTCGGTGGGTTATCCGAATATCTCCAAATCCCTTTTTCAGCCCACTCAAGACCAATCGGCCGGAACAATTCCCAGCCAAACCTCTCGACAAAGAGGATATGGAGAGCATGATACAAACCCCCGTGATGGTAGTCAGCAAAGACTTTCATTTATCTTATAGTTTTTCCCCGATCGAGAAATTTAGGCACAAGATCGATCTTTTTTAGCCTTAAAATTTACCCGAGTTCAAAGTCTAAAAACATATCCTATAATCCTTCCCCTTCCAAGTGAGCCTTTCTTATTTTCTCAACGTCTTTTGTTATCTCAGCTTGAATCTCATCACCATAAAAATCCTTCTCTGGCTTCCAATGCCTATACTCAGGGTTTTCCTTCATAAAGGTTGAATTTTTCATCAAAATATTATCCATTTTGACATATTGAACAATTCCTTTAAGTCGCTCCGCTATTACGTGGCAACAACTATCGTGGGCCATGTGGGCGGCAAAATGGCCAATCGTCTTATACCACCTTCGAGTGATCATCGGGTAAATATCGCCTATCATTTTGCTCGGATTAACAAAAAAGACCACAAATTGATCTGCCATCACTCCTTTAGCATAGACCGTTTTTTCCCAACCATCAGTCAAAATCCTAGCTTCATCAGTCCAGTACCAAATTAGTTTACCCTTTGAAAATTCAGCAAGAACATCCGCGTATTTAGCCAGCTCAGATCCACGCTTTGAGCCGTCCATTCTGATAATTCTGAGAGGTAAAAGAGCCTTATAAATCTTAATTGCTTCCATCGTTTCATCATCCCCATAATCCACTTTCACTAAAACTTCAAGCCGGCTTTTATCTCTTGTTTTATCAACTAGCGACTGTAATGAGCCTCGGACAATAAAATCACGCTCCG is part of the Patescibacteria group bacterium genome and encodes:
- a CDS encoding NUMOD1 domain-containing DNA-binding protein, whose protein sequence is MVRRKRIVNQLTLEGKLISTFGSIKEAAELTGVHRTGIWRCLSGRGKRGGNFHWEYADEGDQLGPLFPIKDDDERNFFCQGCGQKTGPRRKFLVCGECIQKLIRIKTGQRPSEIVFILVDKGALTEIMKKELRAFTRKK
- a CDS encoding peptidoglycan DD-metalloendopeptidase family protein; translated protein: MTPKIRKPFAGEFPMTLKFGDAPEWYLKRAGYPHNGLDFAMPEGTPILACDDGKITYADNIPDSDGIGINIGHDWGLSQYWHLRLLSATLGQVVKRGEMIGHSGRTGWATGPHLHFGTKRPEDSLPEMRGWANPITYMAETPAEPEPPLIIPQTYFVRPGDSLWKIATRFYENGIYWKKIYEANKKKIQDPNKIYPFQRLLIP